A single region of the Streptomyces sp. NBC_01803 genome encodes:
- a CDS encoding YraN family protein produces the protein MNQRGALGRFGEDVAVRRLRDAGLTVLERNWRCRAGEIDIVAQERAAAGRTLVVCEVKTRRAGRFQHPMAAVTPRKVERLRRLAEWWLSERWLAVYAAPPPGGVRIDLVGVLLPERGAPLVEHARGVA, from the coding sequence ATGAATCAGCGAGGTGCGCTCGGCCGCTTCGGCGAGGACGTCGCGGTACGGCGGCTGAGGGACGCGGGGCTGACCGTCCTGGAGCGGAACTGGAGATGCCGCGCGGGCGAGATCGACATCGTGGCCCAGGAGCGGGCCGCCGCCGGCCGGACGTTGGTGGTGTGCGAGGTGAAGACGCGCAGGGCCGGCCGGTTCCAGCATCCGATGGCGGCGGTGACGCCGCGCAAGGTGGAGCGGCTGCGCCGACTCGCCGAGTGGTGGCTGAGCGAGCGCTGGCTGGCGGTGTACGCGGCGCCGCCGCCCGGCGGCGTGCGGATCGACCTGGTCGGGGTGCTGCTGCCCGAGCGCGGTGCGCCGCTGGTCGAGCACGCGCGGGGGGTGGCGTGA
- the rlmN gene encoding 23S rRNA (adenine(2503)-C(2))-methyltransferase RlmN produces the protein MPVPGELTFVAPRRAAKPPRHLADLTPEERREAVAALGEKPFRARQLSRHYFGRFADDPAAWTDIPAAARERLASELLPRLMTVVRHVSCDDGATRKTLWRLHDGTLVESVLMRYPDRVTMCVSSQAGCGMNCPFCATGQAGLDRNLSTAEIAHQIVDGMRALRDGEVPGGPARLSNIVFMGMGEPLANYRRVTGAIRRLTDPDPDGVGLSQRGITVSTVGLVPAMRRLADEGFSCRLAVSLHAPDDELRDTLVPVNTRWKVREVLDAAWEYAERSGRRISIEYALIRDVNDQAWRADLLGRLLRGRGAHVNLIPLNPTPGSQWTASRPEDERAFVAGLQAHGVPVTVRDTRGQEIDGACGQLAAAER, from the coding sequence ATGCCTGTACCAGGAGAGCTCACGTTCGTCGCGCCGCGCCGGGCCGCGAAGCCCCCGCGGCACCTCGCCGATCTCACCCCCGAGGAACGCCGCGAGGCGGTCGCCGCGCTGGGCGAGAAGCCGTTCCGCGCCCGCCAGCTGTCGCGGCACTACTTCGGGCGGTTCGCCGACGACCCGGCCGCCTGGACGGACATCCCGGCGGCGGCCAGGGAGCGGCTGGCCAGTGAGCTGCTGCCGCGGCTGATGACCGTGGTGCGGCATGTGAGCTGTGACGACGGCGCGACCCGCAAGACGCTGTGGCGGCTGCACGACGGGACGCTCGTGGAGTCGGTCCTGATGCGGTATCCGGACCGGGTCACCATGTGCGTCTCCTCACAGGCCGGCTGCGGGATGAACTGCCCGTTCTGCGCCACCGGCCAGGCGGGCCTTGATCGGAACCTGTCGACGGCCGAGATCGCGCACCAGATCGTGGACGGCATGCGCGCCCTGCGCGACGGCGAGGTGCCGGGCGGCCCGGCGCGGCTGTCCAACATCGTCTTCATGGGCATGGGCGAGCCGCTGGCCAACTACCGGCGCGTCACGGGCGCCATCCGCCGACTCACCGACCCCGACCCGGACGGCGTCGGCCTCTCGCAGCGCGGCATCACCGTCTCCACCGTGGGCCTGGTCCCGGCGATGCGGCGGCTGGCCGACGAGGGCTTCTCGTGCCGTCTCGCGGTCTCGCTGCACGCGCCGGACGACGAGCTGCGGGACACGCTGGTGCCCGTCAACACCCGGTGGAAGGTGCGTGAGGTGCTGGACGCGGCCTGGGAGTACGCCGAGAGGTCCGGGCGCCGGATCTCGATCGAGTACGCCCTGATCCGGGACGTCAACGACCAGGCGTGGCGCGCCGATCTGCTGGGTCGGCTGCTCAGGGGCCGGGGCGCGCACGTCAATCTGATCCCGCTCAACCCGACCCCGGGCTCCCAGTGGACCGCGTCACGGCCGGAGGACGAGCGGGCGTTCGTCGCCGGGCTCCAGGCACATGGCGTGCCGGTTACCGTCCGGGACACCAGGGGCCAGGAGATCGACGGCGCCTGCGGCCAGCTGGCGGCGGCCGAACGCTAG
- the rpsB gene encoding 30S ribosomal protein S2 translates to MAVVTMRELLESGVHFGHQTRRWNPKMKRFIFTERNGIYIIDLLQSLSYIDRAYEFVKETVAHGGTVMFVGTKKQAQQAIAEQAARVGMPYVNQRWLGGMLTNFSTVHKRLQRLKELEQIDFEDVAASGLTKKELLVLSREKAKLEKTLGGIRDMQKVPSAVWIVDTKKEHIAVGEARKLNIPVVAILDTNCDPDEVDYKIPGNDDAIRSVTLLTRVIADGVAEGLIARSGAPEAKDGEKPAGEPLPEWERELLVGAEAKAEEQSAEQPAEEQAAPAADVAEAPAEQG, encoded by the coding sequence ATGGCCGTCGTCACGATGCGGGAGCTGCTGGAGAGCGGCGTCCACTTCGGGCATCAGACCCGTCGTTGGAACCCGAAGATGAAGCGCTTCATCTTCACCGAGCGCAACGGCATCTACATCATCGACCTGCTCCAGTCGCTGTCGTACATCGACCGCGCCTACGAGTTCGTCAAGGAGACGGTCGCGCACGGCGGCACCGTCATGTTCGTCGGCACCAAGAAGCAGGCCCAGCAGGCGATCGCCGAGCAGGCGGCCCGGGTCGGCATGCCCTACGTCAACCAGCGCTGGCTGGGCGGCATGCTCACCAACTTCTCGACCGTGCACAAGCGGCTGCAGCGCCTCAAGGAGCTGGAGCAGATCGACTTCGAGGATGTCGCCGCCTCCGGCCTCACCAAGAAGGAGCTGCTCGTCCTCTCCCGCGAGAAGGCGAAGCTGGAGAAGACGCTGGGCGGTATCCGCGACATGCAGAAGGTGCCGAGCGCCGTCTGGATCGTGGACACCAAGAAGGAGCACATCGCCGTCGGCGAGGCCCGCAAGCTCAACATCCCGGTCGTCGCGATCCTCGACACGAACTGCGACCCGGACGAGGTGGACTACAAGATCCCGGGCAACGACGACGCGATCCGTTCGGTCACCCTGCTCACCCGTGTGATCGCCGACGGCGTCGCCGAGGGCCTCATCGCCCGGTCCGGTGCCCCCGAGGCGAAGGACGGCGAGAAGCCGGCCGGCGAGCCGCTGCCCGAGTGGGAGCGCGAGCTCCTGGTGGGCGCGGAAGCCAAGGCCGAGGAGCAGTCGGCCGAGCAGCCGGCCGAGGAGCAGGCCGCTCCCGCCGCCGATGTCGCGGAAGCCCCCGCCGAGCAGGGCTGA
- a CDS encoding YifB family Mg chelatase-like AAA ATPase produces the protein MAFARTCAVALVGVEGVVVEVQADLEPGVAAFSLVGLADKSLTESRDRVRAAVINSGAQWPQKKLTVGLSPAAVPKCGSGFDLAVACSVLAAAERIDPQVIADVMMIGELGLDGRVRPVRGVLPAVLTAADAGYRQVVVPEQAAAEAALVPEMAVLGVRSLRQLIAVLADEPVPEEPRDEAGGPVAAPGPGWGLPQPAGLFFPVGGEHPPDLAEVSGQRVARRALEVAAAGRHHLLLKGAPGAGKTMLAERLPGLLPPLSRQESLEVTAVHSVGGSLPPGRPLIDRPPYCAPHHSASMASLVGGGTGLPRPGAVSLAHHGVLFLDEAAEMSGQVLDALRQPLESGHVVVARAAGVMRMPARVLLVLATNPCPCGRHGSPAGDCECLPSTVRRYRARLSGPLLDRIDLRVPVEPVSRAELITGGGGGESTAVVAERVRAARERSLARYAQTPWRTNAEVPGHELRTRWCPVPGALARAEQDMERGLLTARGLDRVLRVAWSVADLAGHDRPTAADVDAALELRTGLRRGAGVAGSLP, from the coding sequence ATGGCCTTCGCCCGCACCTGCGCGGTGGCCCTGGTCGGGGTCGAGGGCGTGGTGGTCGAGGTCCAGGCCGATCTGGAGCCGGGGGTCGCGGCCTTCTCCCTGGTGGGACTGGCCGACAAGTCGCTGACCGAGAGCCGGGACCGGGTCAGGGCCGCCGTGATCAACTCCGGGGCCCAGTGGCCGCAGAAGAAGCTGACCGTCGGGCTGAGCCCGGCGGCGGTCCCCAAGTGCGGCAGCGGGTTCGACCTCGCGGTGGCGTGCAGCGTGCTGGCCGCCGCCGAGCGGATCGATCCGCAGGTGATCGCGGACGTGATGATGATCGGCGAGTTGGGGCTCGACGGGCGGGTCCGGCCGGTCCGGGGCGTGCTGCCCGCGGTGCTCACGGCGGCCGACGCGGGGTACCGGCAGGTGGTGGTGCCCGAGCAGGCCGCGGCCGAGGCCGCGCTGGTGCCCGAGATGGCCGTGCTCGGGGTGCGCAGCCTGCGGCAGTTGATCGCGGTGCTCGCCGACGAGCCCGTGCCCGAGGAGCCGCGGGACGAGGCGGGCGGCCCGGTCGCCGCGCCCGGCCCCGGTTGGGGGCTGCCGCAGCCGGCCGGCCTGTTCTTCCCGGTCGGCGGCGAGCACCCGCCCGATCTGGCGGAGGTCTCGGGTCAGCGGGTGGCCCGCCGGGCGCTGGAGGTGGCCGCCGCCGGACGGCACCACCTGCTTCTGAAGGGCGCTCCCGGCGCGGGAAAGACGATGCTGGCCGAGCGACTGCCCGGCCTGCTGCCGCCGCTGAGCAGACAGGAGTCCCTGGAGGTCACGGCCGTGCACTCGGTGGGCGGCTCGCTGCCGCCGGGCCGCCCGCTGATCGACCGCCCGCCGTACTGCGCGCCGCACCACTCGGCGTCGATGGCGTCGCTCGTCGGCGGCGGCACCGGCCTGCCCCGGCCGGGAGCGGTGTCGCTGGCGCACCACGGGGTGCTGTTCCTGGACGAAGCGGCCGAGATGAGCGGTCAGGTGCTGGACGCGCTGCGGCAGCCGCTGGAGTCGGGCCACGTCGTGGTGGCCCGGGCGGCCGGGGTGATGCGGATGCCGGCCCGGGTGCTGCTGGTCCTCGCGACGAACCCCTGTCCCTGCGGACGGCACGGCTCGCCCGCCGGGGACTGCGAGTGCCTGCCCAGCACCGTCCGGCGGTACCGGGCCAGGCTGTCGGGGCCGCTGCTGGACCGCATCGATCTGCGGGTGCCGGTGGAGCCGGTGAGCCGGGCCGAGCTGATCACCGGAGGCGGCGGCGGGGAGTCGACCGCCGTGGTGGCGGAGCGGGTGCGCGCCGCCCGCGAGCGCTCCCTCGCCCGGTACGCGCAGACCCCGTGGCGGACCAACGCGGAAGTGCCGGGGCACGAGCTGCGCACCCGGTGGTGCCCGGTGCCGGGCGCGCTGGCGCGGGCCGAGCAGGACATGGAGCGCGGGCTGCTCACCGCCCGGGGCCTGGACCGGGTGCTGCGGGTGGCCTGGTCGGTGGCCGATCTGGCCGGGCACGACCGGCCCACCGCCGCGGACGTGGACGCGGCGCTGGAGCTGCGCACCGGGCTGCGGCGTGGCGCGGGCGTCGCCGGGAGCCTGCCGTGA
- the tsf gene encoding translation elongation factor Ts has product MANFTAADVKKLRELSGAGMMDCKKALDEADGDVTQALEVLRVKGQKGVAKRESRTAENGAVVSVIAPDHGSGVLVELKCETDFVAKGEKFQAVADAIAEHVFATAPADLATLLASEIESGKTVKEFVDEANATLGEKIVLDRYARFAGGYVATYLHRTSPDLPPQVGVLVELEQENAEVAKDVAQHIAAFSPRFLTRDEVPSDVVESERRIAEATAREEGKPEAALPKIVEGRVNGFFKESVLLDQPFAKDNKKTVLKVLTEAGVTLKGFARFRVGA; this is encoded by the coding sequence ATGGCGAACTTCACCGCCGCCGACGTCAAGAAGCTCCGTGAGCTTTCCGGCGCCGGCATGATGGACTGCAAGAAGGCCCTGGACGAGGCCGACGGCGACGTCACGCAGGCCCTCGAAGTCCTGCGTGTCAAGGGTCAGAAGGGCGTGGCCAAGCGCGAGAGCCGCACCGCCGAGAACGGCGCGGTCGTCTCCGTCATCGCCCCGGACCACGGCTCCGGCGTCCTGGTCGAGCTCAAGTGCGAGACCGACTTCGTCGCCAAGGGCGAGAAGTTCCAGGCCGTCGCCGACGCCATCGCGGAGCACGTCTTCGCGACCGCGCCCGCCGACCTGGCGACGCTGCTCGCCTCGGAGATCGAGAGCGGCAAGACGGTCAAGGAGTTCGTCGACGAGGCCAACGCGACGCTGGGCGAGAAGATCGTTCTCGACCGGTACGCGCGCTTCGCCGGCGGCTATGTCGCGACCTACCTGCACCGCACCAGCCCGGACCTCCCGCCGCAGGTGGGCGTCCTGGTCGAGCTGGAGCAGGAGAACGCCGAGGTGGCCAAGGACGTGGCGCAGCACATCGCCGCGTTCTCCCCGCGCTTCCTCACCCGTGACGAGGTGCCCTCCGACGTGGTCGAGAGCGAGCGCCGCATCGCGGAAGCCACCGCGCGCGAGGAGGGCAAGCCCGAGGCCGCCCTGCCGAAGATCGTGGAGGGCCGGGTGAACGGTTTCTTCAAGGAGAGCGTCCTCCTCGACCAGCCCTTCGCCAAGGACAACAAGAAGACCGTGCTGAAGGTCCTCACCGAGGCCGGCGTCACGCTGAAGGGCTTCGCCCGCTTCCGCGTCGGCGCCTGA
- the whiG gene encoding RNA polymerase sigma factor WhiG, with amino-acid sequence MPQHSSGPQHAAPAAPAAAEGGTTAPAAPTALDTLWRSYKATGDERLREQLILHYSPLVKYVAGRVSVGLPPNVEQADFVSSGVFGLIDAIEKFDPERSIKFETYAITRIRGAMIDELRALDWIPRSVRQKARAIERAYATLEASLRRTPSEPEVAAELGVTLEELHGVFSQLSLANVVALEELLHAGGEGGDRLSLMDTLEDTAADDPVEVAEDRELRRLLARAVNTLPEREKTVVTLYYYEGLTLAEIGEVLGVTESRVSQIHTKSVLQLRAKLADVNG; translated from the coding sequence ATGCCACAGCACTCCTCCGGGCCTCAGCACGCGGCTCCGGCAGCGCCGGCCGCGGCGGAGGGCGGCACCACGGCCCCGGCCGCGCCCACCGCGCTCGACACGCTGTGGCGCTCGTACAAGGCCACCGGTGACGAGCGGCTGCGGGAGCAGCTCATCCTGCACTATTCCCCGTTGGTCAAATATGTGGCGGGCCGGGTCAGCGTCGGGCTGCCGCCCAATGTGGAGCAGGCCGACTTCGTCTCCTCCGGGGTGTTCGGCCTCATCGACGCGATCGAGAAGTTCGATCCCGAGCGGTCCATCAAGTTCGAGACCTATGCCATCACCCGCATCCGGGGCGCGATGATCGACGAGCTGCGCGCCCTGGACTGGATCCCCCGCTCGGTGCGGCAGAAGGCGCGAGCCATCGAGCGCGCCTACGCCACTCTGGAGGCGTCGCTTCGCCGCACGCCGTCGGAGCCCGAGGTCGCCGCCGAGCTGGGCGTCACCCTGGAGGAGCTGCACGGGGTCTTCAGCCAGCTGTCCCTGGCCAACGTGGTCGCGCTGGAGGAGCTGCTGCACGCCGGCGGAGAGGGCGGCGACCGGCTGAGCCTGATGGACACGCTGGAGGACACCGCGGCGGACGACCCGGTGGAGGTGGCCGAGGACCGCGAGCTGCGCCGGCTTCTGGCCCGCGCGGTGAACACGCTGCCCGAGCGGGAGAAGACGGTGGTGACGCTCTACTACTACGAGGGGCTCACGCTGGCCGAGATCGGCGAGGTGCTCGGGGTGACCGAGAGCCGGGTCAGCCAGATCCACACCAAGTCGGTGCTCCAGCTCCGTGCGAAGCTCGCCGACGTCAACGGCTGA
- the pyrH gene encoding UMP kinase gives MNQDDKPRRFLLKLSGEAFAGGGGLGVDPDVVHKMAREIAAVVRGGAQIAVVIGGGNFFRGAELQQRGMDRARSDYMGMLGTVMNCLALQDFLEKEGIDSRVQTAITMGQVAEPYIPLRAVRHLEKGRVVIFGAGMGMPYFSTDTTAAQRALEIHAEALLMGKNGVDGVYDSDPAKNADAVKFDALDYGEVITRDLKVADSTAITLCRDNKLPILVFELLAEGNIARAVKGEKIGTLVNSQGRRA, from the coding sequence ATGAACCAGGACGACAAACCCCGGCGTTTCCTCCTGAAGCTGTCGGGAGAAGCCTTCGCGGGCGGCGGAGGGCTCGGCGTGGACCCCGATGTCGTGCACAAGATGGCCCGGGAGATCGCCGCGGTCGTGCGGGGCGGCGCGCAGATCGCCGTCGTGATCGGCGGCGGCAACTTCTTCCGGGGCGCCGAGCTCCAGCAGCGCGGCATGGACCGGGCCCGCTCGGACTACATGGGCATGCTCGGCACCGTGATGAACTGCCTGGCGCTCCAGGACTTCCTGGAGAAGGAGGGCATCGACTCCCGGGTGCAGACCGCCATCACCATGGGCCAGGTCGCCGAGCCCTACATCCCGCTGCGGGCCGTGCGGCACCTGGAGAAGGGCCGTGTCGTCATCTTCGGCGCGGGCATGGGCATGCCCTACTTCTCCACGGACACCACCGCCGCCCAGCGCGCGCTGGAAATCCACGCCGAGGCGCTGCTCATGGGGAAGAACGGGGTCGACGGGGTATATGACTCGGACCCGGCGAAGAACGCCGACGCCGTGAAGTTCGACGCGCTGGACTACGGCGAGGTCATCACCCGGGATCTGAAGGTCGCCGATTCCACCGCCATCACGCTCTGTCGTGACAACAAACTGCCGATTCTGGTCTTCGAACTGCTCGCGGAGGGCAATATCGCCCGTGCGGTAAAGGGTGAGAAGATCGGCACACTCGTCAACAGCCAGGGCCGGCGGGCCTGA
- the frr gene encoding ribosome recycling factor, whose amino-acid sequence MIEEALLEAEEKMEKAVGVAKDDLAAIRTGRAHPAMFNKIVAEYYGTMTPINQLASFSVPEARMAVVTPFDKSSLRNIEQAIRDSDLGVNPTNDGHLIRVVFPELTEERRREFIKVARTKGEDAKISIRGVRRKAKEIIDKAIKDGEVGEDEGRRGEKELDDTTAKYVTQVDELLKHKESELLAV is encoded by the coding sequence GTGATCGAAGAAGCCCTCCTCGAAGCCGAGGAGAAGATGGAGAAGGCGGTCGGAGTCGCCAAGGACGACCTCGCCGCGATCCGTACCGGCCGTGCGCACCCTGCGATGTTCAACAAGATCGTGGCCGAGTACTACGGCACCATGACTCCGATCAATCAGCTCGCCTCGTTCTCGGTCCCCGAGGCGCGCATGGCTGTCGTGACCCCGTTCGACAAGAGCTCGCTGCGCAACATCGAGCAGGCGATCCGCGATTCCGACCTGGGCGTCAACCCGACGAACGACGGTCACCTGATCCGCGTCGTCTTCCCGGAGCTGACGGAGGAGCGGCGGCGCGAGTTCATCAAGGTCGCCCGGACCAAGGGCGAGGACGCGAAGATCTCGATCCGTGGCGTGCGTCGCAAGGCCAAGGAGATCATCGACAAGGCCATCAAGGACGGCGAGGTCGGCGAGGACGAGGGCCGGCGCGGCGAGAAGGAGCTCGACGACACCACGGCGAAGTACGTCACCCAGGTGGACGAGCTGCTCAAGCACAAGGAGAGCGAGCTGCTCGCGGTCTGA
- a CDS encoding DUF2469 domain-containing protein: protein MSAEDLEKYETEMELKLYREYRDVVGLFTYVIETERRFYLTNDYEMQVHSVQGEVFFEVSMADAWVWDMYRPARFVKQVRVLTFKDVNIEELNRSELDLPEDSGFGGGRSS from the coding sequence ATGAGTGCCGAGGACCTCGAAAAGTACGAGACCGAGATGGAGCTGAAGCTCTACCGGGAGTACCGGGACGTGGTCGGGTTGTTCACTTATGTGATCGAGACCGAGCGGCGTTTCTATCTCACCAACGATTACGAGATGCAGGTGCACTCGGTGCAGGGTGAGGTCTTCTTCGAAGTCTCCATGGCCGATGCCTGGGTGTGGGACATGTACCGGCCGGCCCGCTTCGTCAAGCAGGTGCGGGTGCTGACCTTCAAGGACGTCAACATTGAGGAGCTCAACCGCAGCGAGCTCGATCTGCCGGAGGATTCGGGCTTTGGCGGCGGGCGGAGCTCCTGA
- a CDS encoding phosphatidate cytidylyltransferase — MNDSSWGPPPAAGFFEPPEPARAVPAGPLRDSGEAAQTRPMSIVPEPGGGVPEQRPDGGGAERPKKRAGRDLPAAIGVGLALGAVVLASLFVYKPVFVGVIAVAVVVGLWELSSRLAERKGIRVPLPPLAVGGAAMVVSGYLRGAEGAWVAAALTALAVLVWRMARPPENYLRDVTAGVFAAFYVPFLATFVALMLAADDGVWRVATFLLLTVVSDTGAYAVGWRLGRRKLAPRISPGKTREGLAGAVLFAMVAGALSVHFLIDDGVWWQGLVIGFGAAISATLGDLAESMIKRDLGIKDMGTLLPGHGGIMDRLDSLLPTAPVVWLLFLAFVGVG; from the coding sequence GTGAACGATTCATCCTGGGGGCCGCCCCCGGCCGCCGGGTTCTTCGAGCCGCCCGAGCCTGCCCGCGCCGTACCGGCGGGTCCCCTGCGCGATTCCGGGGAGGCGGCGCAGACTCGCCCTATGTCGATCGTGCCCGAGCCAGGCGGCGGTGTGCCGGAGCAGCGGCCGGACGGCGGCGGGGCGGAGCGGCCCAAGAAGCGGGCGGGCCGGGACCTGCCCGCCGCGATCGGGGTCGGCCTCGCCCTCGGAGCCGTGGTCCTCGCCTCGTTGTTCGTCTACAAGCCGGTCTTCGTCGGCGTGATAGCGGTGGCCGTGGTCGTGGGACTGTGGGAGCTGTCCTCGCGGCTGGCCGAACGCAAGGGGATCAGGGTGCCGCTGCCGCCGCTGGCGGTCGGCGGCGCCGCCATGGTGGTGAGCGGCTATCTGCGCGGTGCCGAGGGCGCCTGGGTGGCGGCGGCGCTGACCGCGCTGGCCGTGCTGGTGTGGCGCATGGCCCGCCCGCCGGAGAACTATCTGCGCGACGTCACGGCCGGTGTGTTCGCCGCCTTCTACGTCCCGTTCCTCGCCACGTTCGTGGCCCTGATGCTGGCCGCGGACGACGGCGTCTGGCGGGTGGCGACGTTCCTCCTGCTCACCGTCGTCAGCGACACCGGCGCCTATGCCGTCGGCTGGCGGCTGGGCCGGCGCAAGCTCGCCCCGCGCATCAGCCCGGGCAAGACCCGCGAAGGGCTCGCCGGTGCCGTCCTGTTCGCGATGGTCGCCGGGGCGCTGTCCGTCCACTTCCTGATCGACGATGGCGTCTGGTGGCAGGGACTCGTGATCGGCTTCGGGGCGGCGATCAGCGCTACCCTGGGCGACTTGGCCGAGTCCATGATCAAACGCGACCTCGGCATCAAGGACATGGGCACGCTGCTGCCCGGCCACGGCGGCATCATGGACCGGCTGGACTCGCTGCTGCCGACGGCCCCGGTGGTCTGGCTGCTGTTCCTGGCCTTCGTCGGAGTGGGCTGA
- the dprA gene encoding DNA-processing protein DprA produces the protein MSRDDGGQEARLARAALARIVEPGDALVGRWLARLGPVATWRALREDGPPPEGASADRWAGLRLRARRAPAPERDLERIARLGGRFVCPGDREWPSQLDDLGAARPVGLWVRGACSLRFVSLRSVALVGARACTDYGTHVAAELGTALAERGWTVVSGAAYGVDGAAHRGALAVGGSTVAVLACGVDVSYPATHTDLLRRIAESGLLVAELPPGDHPTRARFVQRNRVIAALTRGTVVVEAARRSGSLITARHAGRLGRHLMAVPGPVTSGLSAGTHRLIREEATLVGDAADVIELVGDMGDLAREPDEPAVPRDLLAPPTGEVLDALPADGAIAVEEVARGACTSPAAALARLRELSSLGFVERVGDRWQLSRVGPRHADGPDARAHAGA, from the coding sequence GTGAGCCGGGACGACGGCGGTCAGGAGGCCCGGCTGGCGCGGGCGGCGCTGGCCAGGATCGTGGAGCCGGGGGACGCGCTGGTGGGGCGGTGGCTGGCGCGGCTCGGCCCGGTGGCGACCTGGCGGGCGCTGCGGGAGGACGGTCCACCGCCGGAGGGCGCCTCGGCCGACCGGTGGGCGGGGCTGCGGCTGCGGGCCCGGCGTGCCCCGGCACCCGAGCGGGACCTGGAGCGGATCGCCCGGCTGGGCGGGCGCTTCGTGTGTCCGGGCGACCGGGAGTGGCCCAGCCAGCTCGACGACCTGGGGGCGGCCCGGCCGGTCGGCCTGTGGGTGCGCGGCGCCTGCTCGCTGCGGTTTGTGTCGCTGCGCTCGGTCGCCCTGGTGGGGGCGCGCGCCTGCACCGACTACGGGACGCATGTGGCGGCCGAGCTGGGCACCGCGCTCGCCGAGCGCGGCTGGACGGTGGTCTCCGGAGCGGCGTACGGGGTCGACGGCGCGGCCCACCGGGGGGCCCTCGCGGTCGGCGGGTCCACGGTCGCGGTGCTGGCCTGCGGGGTCGATGTCTCCTATCCGGCGACCCATACGGACCTGCTGCGCCGCATCGCCGAGAGTGGGCTGCTGGTCGCCGAGCTGCCACCGGGCGACCACCCGACGCGCGCCCGGTTCGTCCAGCGGAACCGGGTGATCGCCGCGCTGACCCGGGGCACGGTCGTGGTCGAGGCCGCGCGGCGCAGCGGCTCGCTGATCACCGCCCGGCACGCCGGGCGGCTGGGGAGACACCTGATGGCCGTGCCCGGGCCGGTGACGTCCGGGCTGTCGGCCGGGACGCACCGGCTGATCCGGGAAGAGGCCACGCTGGTCGGGGACGCGGCGGACGTCATCGAGCTCGTCGGGGACATGGGAGACCTGGCGCGGGAGCCGGACGAGCCGGCGGTGCCCCGCGATCTGCTGGCCCCGCCGACGGGCGAGGTGCTCGACGCGCTGCCCGCCGACGGCGCGATCGCCGTGGAGGAGGTAGCGCGCGGCGCGTGCACCAGCCCGGCGGCGGCGCTGGCCAGGCTGCGGGAGCTGAGCTCCCTCGGGTTCGTCGAACGGGTGGGCGACCGCTGGCAGTTGTCCCGGGTCGGCCCCCGACACGCGGACGGCCCGGATGCCCGGGCGCACGCCGGCGCGTAA
- a CDS encoding M23 family metallopeptidase, producing the protein MSVLTALLSILLLAAPAGPSEPGSAAPAFGAWPVPGAAGAARPLVARLWDPPPAPWAAGHRGVDLATEAGAPVVAPAAGRVSFAGEVAGRGVVTIELAGQQGEGVPPRTTLEPVRATVAQGDEVAAGDVVGTVATAGPFHCAGPCLHWGLLRGEIYLDPLARLAPGLLRSGPSRLLPTEGVPVPEGTGSVPVSR; encoded by the coding sequence ATGAGCGTTCTCACCGCCTTGCTGTCCATCCTGCTGCTCGCCGCGCCCGCCGGACCGTCCGAGCCCGGCTCCGCGGCGCCTGCCTTCGGGGCGTGGCCGGTTCCGGGCGCCGCCGGAGCCGCCCGGCCGCTGGTCGCGCGCCTCTGGGATCCGCCCCCGGCCCCCTGGGCGGCCGGACACCGCGGCGTGGACCTGGCCACCGAGGCGGGGGCGCCGGTGGTGGCGCCGGCCGCCGGGCGGGTCAGCTTCGCCGGCGAGGTGGCCGGGCGCGGGGTGGTCACGATCGAGCTCGCGGGTCAGCAGGGTGAGGGAGTGCCGCCGCGCACCACCCTGGAGCCGGTGCGCGCCACCGTGGCCCAGGGGGACGAGGTGGCGGCGGGCGACGTGGTGGGCACGGTGGCGACGGCCGGCCCGTTCCACTGCGCCGGGCCGTGTCTGCACTGGGGGCTGCTGCGTGGCGAGATCTACCTCGATCCGCTCGCGCGGCTGGCACCCGGCCTGCTGAGGTCCGGGCCGTCCCGGCTGCTGCCGACCGAGGGTGTCCCGGTGCCGGAGGGGACCGGATCGGTGCCGGTCAGCCGTTGA